A region from the Brassica napus cultivar Da-Ae chromosome C8, Da-Ae, whole genome shotgun sequence genome encodes:
- the LOC106385764 gene encoding aldehyde dehydrogenase family 3 member H1 encodes MAKVFEAADASNLMTELRMSFDAGVTRGYEWRVSQLKKLLVICDNHEPEIVSALHDDLGKPELESSVYEVALLRNSIKLALKQLKNWMAPDKAKTSLTTFPASAEIVSEPLGVVLVISAWNYPFLLSIDPVIGAISAGNAVVLKPSELAPASSSLLAKLLEQYLDPSAVRVIEGAVTETTLLLEQKWDKIFYTGSSKIGRIIMMAAAKHLIPVVLELGGKSPVVIDSDTNLKITVKRIIAGKWGCNNGQACISPDYILTTKEYAPKVIDAMKQELEAFYGKNPMESKDMSRIVNSNHFDRLSKILEEKEVSDKIVYGGQKNRDNLKIAPTILLDVPLDSLIMSEEIFGPLLPILTLNNLEECFDVIRSRPKPLAAYLFTQNQKLKERFAMTVSAGGIVVNDIAVHLSLPTLPFGGVGESGMGSYHGKFSFDAFSHKKAVLYKSFIGDAAIRYPPYSRGKLRLLKALVNSNLVEVFKVLLGLS; translated from the exons ATGGCGAAGGTTTTCGAAGCAGCGGACGCGAGCAACCTGATGACGGAGCTTCGTATGAGCTTCGACGCCGGAGTAACTCGCGGTTACGAGTGGAGAGTCTCTCAGCTTAAGAAGCTTCTCGTAATCTGCGATAACCACGAGCCTGAGATCGTCTCCGCTCTCCATGACGATCTCGGCAAACCTGAGCTCGAGTCTTCCGTTTACGAG GTAGCTCTATTGAGAAACTCCATCAAGTTAGCTCTTAAGCAACTAAAGAATTGGATGGCACCAGATAAG gCAAAGACTTCTCTAACAACGTTTCCTGCATCAGCAGAGATTGTGTCCGAGCCTCTTGGAGTTGTGCTTGTAATCTCGGCTTGGAATTATCCTTTCC TGTTGTCTATTGATCCTGTTATTGGCGCAATTTCTGCTGGGAATGCTGTCGTCTTAAAGCCATCAGAACTGGCTCCAGCTTCGTCCTCTCTGCTAGCAAAGTTACTGGAACAGTATTTAGACCCTTCTGCAGTGAGAGTTATTGAAGGTGCTGTTACTGAAACAACTCTGCTGCTGGAGCAGAAGTGGGACAAAATATTCTACACAG GTAGTTCAAAAATTGGGCGTATCATCATGATGGCAGCTGCTAAGCATCTCATACCTGTTGTCCTGGAGCTAGGAGGAAAGTCTCCTGTTGTTATAGACTCAGACACCAATTTGAAA ATTACTGTCAAGCGGATAATTGCAGGAAAATGGGGTTGCAACAATGGACAGGCGTGCATTTCTCCAGACTACATCTTGACAACAAAAGAATATGCTCCAAAAGTG ATTGATGCAATGAAGCAAGAACTGGAGGCATTTTACGGGAAGAACCCTATGGAGTCCAAAGATATGTCACGTATTGTAAACTCTAATCACTTTGATCGCCTGTCCAAGATATTAGAGGAGAAGGAAGTTTCTGACAAAATCGTCTATGGGGGTCAAAAGAACAGAGACAACCT GAAAATTGCTCCAACCATCTTACTCGACGTGCCATTAGATTCTCTGATCATGAGTGAAGAAATATTTGGTCCACTCCTCCCAATCCTCACG CTCAACAACTTGGAAGAGTGTTTTGACGTGATTCGTTCTCGACCTAAGCCACTTGCTGCATACTTGTTTACCCAAAACCAGAAGCTGAAAGAGAGATTCGCCATGACAGTCTCAGCTGGAGGCATTGTGGTCAACGACATAGCTGTTCAT CTTTCACTTCCTACATTACCATTCGGAGGCGTTGGTGAAAGTGGAATGGGTTCTTACCATGGTAAATTCTCATTTGATGCCTTCAGTCATAAGAAAGCTGTTCTATACAAAAGCTTTATAGGAGATGCAGCAATCAGGTATCCACCGTACTCTAGAGGAAAGCTTAGATTGTTAAAGGCACTTGTCAACAGCAATCTGGTGGAAGTATTTAAAGTCCTTTTAGGATTATCTTAA